The Streptomyces lienomycini sequence GGAAACTCCGGGCTCGCTCCGGCGTCCAGTGGTAGAGGGGCCCGGTTCGCCCGATCCCCGTCGGCGTGGCGAGATTTCACTTCCCGGCAACGTGGCCCGGCCGCGCGGTACCCCGGCCGGCCCCGGCCCGAACCTCCGGCGGGATGGCCGGAACGTGACGACGGGCGATGACAGCGGGTGGCCGTGGCGTCGGCGAGGCGGTTCCGGCCAAGGTCGACGGGACCGGCGGCCGCCGGACGGCACACGGACGACCCGTGAGGCGGGGCGGTGCCGCACGCCGACGGCACACCGGGTAACGTCACGTCTGTCCACGCGCCCACTCGGACGGCGCTCCTCCGGCGCGACAGCGACCGAAACGCCCCTTGCACACGCGCGGGTCACACGCCTCCCGGCGCATGGACGGTGGCTACGTGCCGGCGCGTACGTCGGACTACGCACCAGCTTGGTACGAGCTGTGAGGCTTCTCCGCAGATCAGCGCACCCGCCCTCGTCGGGACGCATCAGCGGCAACTGACTGGTACGTGCAAATTATTTGGGATGCCCCGGAATAGGAACACAGCGGCACCCCGGCTCGTTGTCATTACGTGAGCACGACACCACCTGTTCTCGCCGCAGAGCTGGCGCAGGCGTGGGCCGACATTCAGCGGCACCACACCGAGCTGCCCGATCTTGCCGCGCCCGAGTCCCTGATCGGAGAGTCGTCGTCCGCCTGCGGGCACGAGCTCTCCTTCGAGCGACTGCTTCACGAGGCAGTCCACGGCATCGCCGCCGCGCGCGGAGTACGCGACACCTCCCGCGCGGGGCGCTACCACAACCGCCGATTCCTCGCGATCGCCGAGGAGCTGGGCCTGGACCACCCCGAGGAGCCGCATCCCAGCAGCGGTTTCTCGCTGGTCACGCTCACCCCCGAGGCGAAGCGCCGCTACCGCCCGACGATCGAACGCCTCCAGCGCGCGCTGAAGGCCCACACCGTCGCCACCGCGACCGACACGGCCCGCAGCTTCCGCGGCCCGGCCGCCCGCCACGGCTCCTCCGGGGGAGGAGTGCGTGTCAAGGCGGTCTGCGACTGCGGGCGCAATGTGCGGGTCGTCCCGTCGGTGCTGGCCCAGGCCCCGATCATGTGCGGCGGCTGCGGCAAGCCGTTCCGGATCCCGGAGGTGGTCGGCGCGGGAGTGAGCTGACGCTCCGGCTGCTCGTGGCAGCCGGACCGGGGCCGGGTGCCGTCGCCCGGAGGTGAGTGGTCCGCCCCCGCGCGGGCCCGGAACCCTCCGTCCGACGGCCCTGCCCGCGTGTGGCACAATGGCTAGCTGTACTCGACAGTCGCACAGGACCCCTCTCTCCTCCGGCTGACGCGTCCATCGGGCACTCGGGTACCGCAACCCCACGCGGCTCTCTCGCCGTGCCCACCCACGTCAAAACCAGGAGAACCCACTCCCGTGGCAGTCAAGATCAAGCTGAAGCGTCTGGGCAAGATCCGTTCGCCTCACTACCGCATCGTCGTCGCCGACTCCCGTACCCGCCGTGACGGCCGGGCCATCGAGGAGATCGGCAAGTACCACCCGACGTACAACCCGTCGGTGATGGAGGTCGACGCCGAGCGTGTCGCGTACTGGCTCGGTGTCGGCGCCCAGCCGACCGAGCCCGTGCTCGCCATCCTGAAGAAGACCGGCGACTGGCAGAAGTACAAGGGCGAGCCCGCCCCGGCTCCGCTGCTGCAGCCGGCCGAGAAGTCGGCCCGCCCGACCTTCGAGGCGATCGGCGGCGAGGACGAGGGCAAGGGTGAGGCGATCACCCAGAAGAAGAAGGCCGACAAGAAGGACGAGGCCGCCGCCGAGTCCTCCTCGTCCGAGTCGACCGAGGCCTGAGCATGCTCGAGGAGGCTCTCGAGCACCTCGTGAAGGGCATCGTCGACAACCCTGACGATGTGCAGGTCGCCTCGCGCAACCTGCGTCGCGGGCGCGTGCTCGAGGTCCGGGTCCACCCCGACGACCTCGGCAAGGTGATCGGCCGCAACGGCCGCACCGCGCGCGCACTGCGCACCGTCGTGGGCGCCATCGGCGGCCGCGGTGTCCGTGTCGACCTCGTCGACGTGGACCACGTCCGCTGACGCCAAACGCAGCACCGGCTCGGGCCGGGGAAGGCCACTGGGCCGTCCCCGGCCCGCAGTCGTATGAGCCCCGAGCGGCTCGTCGCAGTCCGACAGGAGATCAAGCACAGTGCAGCTGGTAGTCGCGCGCATCGGCCGCGCCCACGGGATCAAGGGCGAGGTGACCGTCGAGGTCCGCACGGACGAGCCGGAGCTGAGGCTCGGGCCCGGCGCCGTACTGACCACCGACCCCGCCCCGGTCGGGCCCCTCACCATCGAGACCGGCCGGGTGCACAGCGGCCGCCTCCTGCTGCGCTTCGCCGGCGTCCACGACCGCACCGGGGCCGAGGCCCTGCGCAACACCCTCCTGATCGCCGACGTGGACCCGGACGAGCGGCCCGAGGACGAGGACGAGTACTACGACCACCAGCTGATCGACCTCGACGTGGTGACCGCCGACGGCACCGAGGTCGGCCGGATCACCGAGATCTCCCACCTGCCCACGCAGGACCTCTTCGTGGTGGAGCGCCCGGACGGCAGCGAGGTCTACGTGCCGTTCGTCTCCGAGATCGTCACCGGCATCGACCTCGACGAGCAGCGCGCGGTCATCGACCCGCCGCCCGGTCTGATCGACGACCGGGCGGAGATCGCCTCCGCGCGCGACGCCGCCGTCGAGGACACCGGAGACGACGCCTGATGCGGCTCGACGTCGTCACGATCTTCCCCGAGTACCTGGAACCGCTGAACGTCTCCCTCGTCGGCAAGGCACGCGCGCGTGGACAGCTCGGCGTCCACGTGCACGACCTGCGCGCGTGGACGTACGACCGCCACAACACGGTCGACGACACCCCCTACGGTGGCGGCCCCGGCATGGTCATGAAGACCGAGCCGTGGGGCGACGCCCTGGACTCCGTCCTGGCCGACGGCTACGAGAGCGGCTCCGGCGAGCCCGCCCTCATCGTGCCCACGCCGAGCGGCCGCCCCTTCACCCAGGAACTCGCCGTCCACCTCTCCGAGCGTCCCTGGCTGATCTTCACGCCCGCCCGCTACGAGGGCATCGACCGCCGCGTCGTCGACGAGTACGCGACCAGGATGCCCGTGTACGAGGTGTCCATCGGCGACTACGTCCTGGCCGGCGGCGAGGCCGCCGTACTCGTCGTCACCGAGGCCGTGGCCCGGCTGCTGCCCGGCGTCCTCGGCAACGCCGAGTCCCACCGGGACGACTCCTTCGCCCTCGGCGCCATGGCCAACCTGCTGGAGGGCCCCGTCCACACCAAGCCGCCGCACTGGCGCGGGCGCGGCATCCCGGACGTCCTGCTCAGCGGCCACCACGGGAAGATCGCCCGCTGGCGGCGGGACGAGGCCCTGCGGCGCACCACGGCCAACCGGCCCGACCTGATCGAACGGTGCGACCCGAAGGCCTTCGACAAGAAGGACCGCGAGATGCTCTCCATCCTGGGCTGGCAACCCGACCCGGACGGGGAACCGTACGGCCGATTTTGGCGCAGGACGCCGGGCATGGAAGAATAGGCGGCTGTTGTGCGTCCGTCCGGAGCGCGCCCCCTGCCACAGGGGGAGACGACGCCCGTCCCGACCCGCACGACCCTGATTCCGAAACACCTAGTTTCCGCTGATGACCTGTGGCATCGGCGAAGAAAGCAGACGAAATGTCTCACCTGCTCGACTCCGTCGACGCCGCGTCGCTGCGCAGCGACGTCCCGGCCTTCCGCCCCGGCGACACCGTCAACGTCCACGTGCGCGTCATCGAGGGCAACCGCTCCCGTGTGCAGCAGTTCAAGGGCGTCGTCATCCGCCGTCAGGGCGCCGGCGTGCGCGAGACCTTCACGGTCCGCAAGGTCTCCTTCTCCGTCGGCGTCGAGCGCACCTTCCCGGTGCACACCCCGATCGTGGAGAAGATCGAGCTCGTCACCCGCGGTGACGTCCGCCGCGCCAAGCTGTACTACCTGCGCGAGCTGCGCGGCAAGGCCGCGAAGATCAAGGAGAAGCGCGACAGCTGAGCGCCCTCCGAGGTCCGTGCCGGGGCCGGATAGCATCTGGCCCCGATGGACACCGAAACACAGCACACGGAGCGCGACCGCTCCTCCCGACCTTCCGACCCCGAGCAGCCCTCGGATGCGGAGGAACCGGAGGAACGGTCGCGTTCCGCGTTCACGGGGCGTATCGCGGACTGGTTGCCGGGCGGCCGGATCACCGTGACCCTCCTGGTCGTCCTGCTGTTCCTGCTGCTGTTCAGCACCTTCGTGCTCCGGCCGTTCCAGATCCCCAGCGGTTCGATGGAGCGCGGATTGAGGATCGGCGACCGCGTTCTCGTAAACAAGTTGGCGTACCGTTTCGACGGTCGGCCGCGGCGGGGCGACATCGTCGTCTTCGACGGCACCGGGCTCTTCGGGCACGGCGACTACATCAAACGCGTTGTCGGTGTGGGCGGGGACCACGTGGTGTGCTGCGACAGTGAGGGGAGGATCCGGGTGAACGGCCAGTCGGTCGACGAGTCGGCGTTCCTCTACCCCGGCGACGGCCCGTCCACGGTCCCCTTCGACGTCGTCGTCCCCGACGGCACCCTCTTCGTACTCGGCGACCACCGGGCCGACTCCAGCGACTCCCGCGACCACCTCGGCTCCCCGGGCGGCGGAATGATCCCGCTGGACCGGGTGATCGGCCGCGCCGACTGGATCGTCTGGCCCTTCGCCCACGCCACCCACCTCGACCGCCCCGACGCCTACGCGCGCGTGCCGGAGGGGGAAGGAGACGTCGGGCCCGCGTCCGGAGCCGGGGCCGTGTCCCGGGCCGGGGTCGTGTCCGGCGGTGCGGACGAGGGCGGAGCGGCGCGCGCCGAGGGCGGCGATGGGTAGCCGGGGCAAGCCGCGGGGCACGCCCAGCAGCCCTGCGGAGAACCTCCTGCCCACCGGCTCCCGGCGCACCGCCGCGCCGTCCGGCGGCCGCTCGCGTGCCGAGCGCCGCAGACTCCAGCGCAAGGTCAAACGGCGTCGCAGGCGCGGCGCCGTCAAGGAGATCCCGCTCCTCATCGGCGTCGCGGTCCTCATAGCGCTGGTGCTGAAGACCTTCCTCGTCCAGGCGTTCGTGATCCCGTCGGGCTCCATGGAGCAGACCATCCGGATCGGTGACCGGGTCCTGGTCGACAAGCTCACCCCCTGGTTCGGCTCCGAGCCGCAGCGCGGCGACGTCGTCGTCTTCCGGGACCCCGGGGGCTGGCTCCAGGGCGAGCAGACCACCAAGGAGGACGATCCCGTCGTCGTCAAGCAGGTCAAGGAGGGCCTCGCCTTCATCGGCCTGCTCCCCTCCGACGACGAGAAGGACCTCATCAAGCGGGTCGTCGGCGTCGGCGGGGACCACGTGAAGTGCTGCGACACCCAGGGACGCGTGACCGTCAACGGCGTCCCCCTCGTGGAGGACTACCTGTACCCGGGCGACTCCCCGTCCAGAACGCCGTTCGACGTCACTGTCCCTCAGGGGCGGCTGTGGGTCATGGGCGACCACCGCTCCAACTCCGCCGACTCCCGCGCCCACCAGGGGACCGACTTCGGCACCGTCTCCGAGGACGAGGTGGTGGGGCGGGCCATGGTGATCGCGTGGCCGTTCGGTCACTGGACCACGCTGGACGAGCCGAAAACGTATGCGTCCGTGTCCGACTCGGCCTCCGGTTCGTCCGCCGCTCCCGGCCTGTCGCATAGGGTTGCCCCCTACGATCCGAACGCGATGATTGAACTCCCGACCCCTGCGGAACTCCCGCTCGTTATGGGAGTGGTGGGCCTGCGCCGTTTCCGGGGCAGGCGGCGGCAGAGAGTGAGGAGTTGGCGTGGGGGATGTGGCGGTTGGCGCACGGTCCGGACACGACGGCGAGGAGAACCGCGGACGCCCCGAGGAGACGGCCGGCCCGGTCGCCGACGGCGCCCCGGACTCCGGGCCGGACTCCGGAACCGAGGACGGCAGGGTGACGAACGGACGGCACGGACACAACGGCGGGACCGAGGACGAGGGAGTCGGCGGGACGCCCCCCGCCACACCCCCCGAGGCCAGGAAGCAGCGCTCCTTCTGGAAGGAGCTGCCGATCCTGATCGGCATCGCGCTGGTGCTGGCCCTGCTGATCAAGACGTTCCTGGTGCAGGCGTTCTCGATCCCGTCGTCCTCGATGGAGAACACCCTGCAGATCGGTGACCGCGTCCTGGTCGACAAGCTGACCCCCTGGTTCGGCTCGGAGCCCGAACGCGGCGAGGTGGTCGTCTTCCACGACCCGGACGACTGGCTGGCGGGCGAACCGACCCCCGACCCGAACGCGCTGCAGACGGTCCTCAGCTGGATCGGCCTCATGCCGTCCGCGGACGAGAAGGACCTCATCAAGCGCGTCGTCGGCGTCGGCGGCGACACCGTCGAGTGCAACAAGACCGGCCCGCTCAAGGTCAACGGCCAGGCACTGGACGAGCCGTACGTGTACCCCGGCAACACCCCGTGCTCCGACGACGACCAGGGCGGCCGGTTCAAGGTCACGGTCCCCGAGGGCAAGATCTGGGTCATGGGCGACCACCGGCAGAACTCCCGGGACTCGCGCTACAACCAGTCGGACAAGCACGGCGGCATGGTCCCCGTGGACGAGGTGGTCGGCCGCGCCATCGTGGTCGCCTGGCCGATGAACCGGTGGGGCACCCTGTCGGTCCCCGACACCTTCGACCAGGACGGCGTGCGCAACCAGTCCTCGGCCGCCGCGGCACTCTCGGTCGCCCCCCAGGGGCTGGCCCTCGCCGGCGTGGTCCCGGTCGTCTGGTGGCGCCGCCGCCGTACCGCCCCCGCCCGGACCCGCTGAGGCTCCCGGACCGAGCGGCCGACGTCGGCCCGGCACCCCCGCCCCCTTCCGGCCCCCGGGAGGGGGCTCCCCCGTCGGGGTACCGCCGGGTAAGGTGCGGCTCCATGGGTGGCGAGAGCACGACACGTACGGTCCCGCGCGGCGGCGGAGCGAACAGGAACCCGGTGGGCAGCAGAACCGGGCACCGGC is a genomic window containing:
- the rpsP gene encoding 30S ribosomal protein S16 — its product is MAVKIKLKRLGKIRSPHYRIVVADSRTRRDGRAIEEIGKYHPTYNPSVMEVDAERVAYWLGVGAQPTEPVLAILKKTGDWQKYKGEPAPAPLLQPAEKSARPTFEAIGGEDEGKGEAITQKKKADKKDEAAAESSSSESTEA
- a CDS encoding RNA-binding protein is translated as MLEEALEHLVKGIVDNPDDVQVASRNLRRGRVLEVRVHPDDLGKVIGRNGRTARALRTVVGAIGGRGVRVDLVDVDHVR
- the rimM gene encoding ribosome maturation factor RimM (Essential for efficient processing of 16S rRNA); amino-acid sequence: MQLVVARIGRAHGIKGEVTVEVRTDEPELRLGPGAVLTTDPAPVGPLTIETGRVHSGRLLLRFAGVHDRTGAEALRNTLLIADVDPDERPEDEDEYYDHQLIDLDVVTADGTEVGRITEISHLPTQDLFVVERPDGSEVYVPFVSEIVTGIDLDEQRAVIDPPPGLIDDRAEIASARDAAVEDTGDDA
- the trmD gene encoding tRNA (guanosine(37)-N1)-methyltransferase TrmD, which produces MRLDVVTIFPEYLEPLNVSLVGKARARGQLGVHVHDLRAWTYDRHNTVDDTPYGGGPGMVMKTEPWGDALDSVLADGYESGSGEPALIVPTPSGRPFTQELAVHLSERPWLIFTPARYEGIDRRVVDEYATRMPVYEVSIGDYVLAGGEAAVLVVTEAVARLLPGVLGNAESHRDDSFALGAMANLLEGPVHTKPPHWRGRGIPDVLLSGHHGKIARWRRDEALRRTTANRPDLIERCDPKAFDKKDREMLSILGWQPDPDGEPYGRFWRRTPGMEE
- the rplS gene encoding 50S ribosomal protein L19 encodes the protein MSHLLDSVDAASLRSDVPAFRPGDTVNVHVRVIEGNRSRVQQFKGVVIRRQGAGVRETFTVRKVSFSVGVERTFPVHTPIVEKIELVTRGDVRRAKLYYLRELRGKAAKIKEKRDS
- the lepB gene encoding signal peptidase I — protein: MDTETQHTERDRSSRPSDPEQPSDAEEPEERSRSAFTGRIADWLPGGRITVTLLVVLLFLLLFSTFVLRPFQIPSGSMERGLRIGDRVLVNKLAYRFDGRPRRGDIVVFDGTGLFGHGDYIKRVVGVGGDHVVCCDSEGRIRVNGQSVDESAFLYPGDGPSTVPFDVVVPDGTLFVLGDHRADSSDSRDHLGSPGGGMIPLDRVIGRADWIVWPFAHATHLDRPDAYARVPEGEGDVGPASGAGAVSRAGVVSGGADEGGAARAEGGDG
- the lepB gene encoding signal peptidase I; this encodes MGDVAVGARSGHDGEENRGRPEETAGPVADGAPDSGPDSGTEDGRVTNGRHGHNGGTEDEGVGGTPPATPPEARKQRSFWKELPILIGIALVLALLIKTFLVQAFSIPSSSMENTLQIGDRVLVDKLTPWFGSEPERGEVVVFHDPDDWLAGEPTPDPNALQTVLSWIGLMPSADEKDLIKRVVGVGGDTVECNKTGPLKVNGQALDEPYVYPGNTPCSDDDQGGRFKVTVPEGKIWVMGDHRQNSRDSRYNQSDKHGGMVPVDEVVGRAIVVAWPMNRWGTLSVPDTFDQDGVRNQSSAAAALSVAPQGLALAGVVPVVWWRRRRTAPARTR